The genomic segment GAGCCGAACTTGCCCGATCCACCGGCGCTGCGTCTGCACTCGTCGTACTCGCTGGTATCGCAGATGTCCTGGAGGGAATCGACCATCCTCGGGGACCCAAAGTAGCAACCCATAGAGTCAGTCGTTTTTGATATTATAGTCAACTTTTTAAAAGCCATCACCCAAAATCGCCCATCCACAAGAGAGAGAGTCACGAGGggctcggcgaggttgaGAAAGGTTCCGCACCATGGTGTTTGCCGACAAGGGGGCCTTCGGGgctgacggcgacggggacaaGCTCAAGAAGAATCGCTTCCTGAGCACCACGAAGGAGGTTGAGGATTTGAACCAGTACTGGTATAGCAACCGGACCATCTCGGCCATGGCGCGGGACGTGGAGGAcgtctgcgccgcgccggagacccgcgcggcgttcctCTCCACCCCGAGTGTGTACTTCTCCCTCAGTAAAGAAGTCCGCGCCAGGTCGTGGTGCTTCGACCTCGACACGCAGTGGCAGAAGGAGCCCGGGTACGTGTGCTACGACTTCAACAAGCCGATCGATTTCGAGGGTGCCGAAGAGCTCAAGGGCACGTTCGACATGGTGATCATCGACCCGCCGTTCATCACCCGTGAGGTTTGGGAAAAGTATACGGAGACGGCCAGGTGGCTGTTGAAGCCCGGCGGACACGTGATGGCGAGCACAATCCAGGAGAACGCGCCGTTCATGAAGGAGCTACTCGGGGTGGACCCTCAGGTGTTCATGCCGTCGATACCCACGCTCGTGTACCAGTACTACCTGTACGCGTCGTACGAGTCGAAACACCTCAAGGATAAGAACCCGGAGATACCCGACTACGACTGaggggacgcgagcgcgacgatctAAGATTAGCATTAAGTAAGTGATGGCGGTGTAGTATTTCAAAGGTGAACTGATCTGCGCGGAGCAACCCCGGGTTGCTAGCAGCCTACCCGGTTCTGTGCGCCTGCTTCGACTTGGGCGGCCGgttggccttctcctcgacCCCGCTGGTGCCGAACCTGCCCCTGAGCTTCGCGAGCACGTCCTCCATGCCCACGCCCTGCAGATTGAGCAGGACCATGGAGTGGTAAAGAACGTCGGCCATCTcactcgccgcgcgctccttgcCCTCGTCGTTTTCGAGCGTCTCGCAGAgctcgccagcctcctccCGAATCTTCTTGCACAGCAGCTCGGGGTTGTCGAGCAGCTTGCGGGTCCACGACGGCTTGTCACCCTCCTTCACCGCCTCGGTCCTGCGCTTCTGGATggtctcctcgagctcgtacAGGGTggtgagcgcctcctcctggCCGTgcttgccgccgccctccaccgcggcggctccgtcgtcgccgtcaaccTGGCTGTAGTAGCACGTGTGCGCGCCGGTGTGGCACGTGGGGCCGtcggggacgccgaggtAGATGAGGGAGTCCTTGTCGCAGTCGAGGTGGATGGACTTCACGGAGATGAAGTTGCCGGAGGTCTCCCCCTTGGTCCACTGCGCCTGCCGCGATCGCGAGAAAAATGTGGCCTGGCGCTTGGTGATCGTGCTGCGCACGGCGGTGCGATCGGCGAATCCCTGCATGAGGATCGCGCCGGTGTCTACATCCTGGGCaatggcgacgacgaggccctTGTCGTCGTACTTCAGGCCGTCGAGGAACTTCTCGATCTGCTCGGGCTCAGCCGCTGCGGCCATCACATTTCCCGAGAAGCCGCcgactcgcggcgcggcgcgaagggccGGGCGGGTGACGGCGTTGGGCCTGATGAGGCGGGCGCTCTGCTCCGAGGCGGATGCGCGGACGCGAatgggcgcgcgcgcggaggcgtaGGCGATCTGAGCGGCCATCTCGGGGTGTCGCTCGGTATGGCGAGGGCCGCGATCGGGATAAATAGGAAGTCGCTTTTCGATCGCACGAGCACATTCAGAGCAAACGAGAGGAAGGAAAAAGATTCCAACTGCCAGTTAAAGATCTTAACGCCAATTGCGATTTTCTAACTATACCTTCATACAACGTATCCGCCTGCTTCACAGTCAGCGAATGTTTTTTCCTGACGACCGTTGAGAGCTTTTTTGAATGTCACCCCAGCCTTGGTGTCGATGAGAGCAgagagcgcgcgcggagccacaaggacgagcgccgcggcatcCTTCGCATATctgtcgaggacgcgcgctcACCATGTCGCTCTCCGGCGCCGTGTGCAGCGTCATGCTGTACAGCAACCTGGCGTGGTCCGTCGACAACCAGGTCACGCTCGAGTTCTCCACCccccacggcgtcgccccgaacGGCGTGCTGCtgtgcgccaccgcgacgggccACAGGTTCGACCGCTCGTCGTTCACGgtgaacgcgctcgaggagggcggctcGCAGTTCGTGTCCGGCAACGCGCAGACGGTGACCAGCAGCGCGGCCACCGACCTGCGCGCCTTTGGTGGCGCGACCTCATGGAACCATCGCGCCGTGGAgacgggcgtcgccgctgacgtCCTCGGCACCGACGCCTACTACGCCTCCACCTACATGAGGCGACGATACGACACCCTCGCCGTGGATTCCAccggcgccagcctcgccggcgtGTTCCAGGACCCGGTGTGGTCCACGACGGATGCGACGCGCAAGAACGACACCGATTTTTACATCGCCAAGCtctccgacgcgacgctcaccGACACCGAGCGGcagacgcacgcggcgacgctcgcggagctAAACCGGCCGACGGGCAACTGCGCGTTGCTCTCCGGCAGCTGGGCCAAGGACACGAGGTACGAGCTCAAGTTCACGGCGCCCAACCCGGCTCAAtccacgggcgcgacggagctcgGATGGTGgatggcgccggtgacgtacGCAAAAACGTCCTCCAccgcacccgcgggcgccgggggcaTGGAACCGTCGAACCGGGTGCTTTACACCGTGCGCGGGGATAAGAATGGCGTCGTGTGCGGTGCACGCGCCACGGTCAAAAACGTCCTccacgacgcgtgcgccgcgctcgccctctcCGGCGCGAACGCTTCGGTGGCCGCCGCATCCGTTCcagccgcgtgcgccgactCGCTccggtggacgtcgagggcggaggcgacgaacGGGCTGGggtgcggcgcgagcgcgcaggcggcgtgcggcgcgtgcgcggcgaacgcggtggcgtcgtacAGGTACTCTGGGCACTGCGTGAGCTgcgagaacggcgcggcggcgacagtctcggacggcggcgtcaacaGGAACTcgtgcgcctgcgccgcgggcagGACCACGCTCAAGGCTGGCGGCAGCGCGTGCGGTCCCAAGATGGGACCCGCGGgaacgtccacgtcggcggcggcgctcgcggctgaGCTGTGCGCGTCTTTCACCGGGGTCAAGACTGGTTTGTCCGGCGGTCCCTCGGCGGGGAAGACGACGGGcgtgggcgggggcgtcgcggcgggtgcgcacgcgatcgccaccgcgcacgtggacgcgttcctagccgcggcgggctcgctggtggacgcggcggacgtcgcggctgCGAACGTCACCTACCGCTCGACGCTCATGTTTGACGAGCGAGCGCCGGATGACCCGACTCGGAGACGCGGTCTCGCGGGTCGGTGCGCCGAGTGCGGGGCGGACGGGACGTTCGTGGACAACtacgggcgcgtcgggtcggTCAAGGATGTCCAATTCgacgcggtgcacgcgctgAGGCTGATCGGGTACGTGCTGCACCTGAAGGGGTACGACTGCGACGCGCTCTACAACCCGGATGATAAGTTTGTCGGGATATACGGCGCctacgaggcggcgccggtgtgtggcgtggcgacgcccgcgtgaCGGCGGAGTCAGACTAACGTAGCGGTGTGTTGTATCACGAAGAAATCATCGAGTCACACTCAAAGGCACCTCAGGGTGGTGACCCTGGTGCCCAACTCGCTGAATATGTCTACGCTTCCGCCCGTCCCTCCCACGGCGGTCAAACTCCTTTGAGGCTGCAGGTCCAGCGTGAACACGCTCTTCGGAGTGCACGGCTGCCTCGATATCTGCTCCCCCGCGAGGTTCCACCTGTACACCGCGGGTTCCGCCCCTGCCGCCATGACGTGCTGGCCCGTCAGTCTCAGCGcctgcggcggcgcagcgGTTGGCACCCTCGAAGCGCAAGCCCCCGCCGCAAACGACCACATGGTGATgcaaccgccgccgcatcccaTCGCCGCCCAGTTTTCAGCCTTgtccagcgcgacgcacccgacCCACGCGCCGCTCCCGTGCCCTCCGCTTTTCCCCTCCTTGGCGCGCCACACGTCGATGACGTGGGAGCACGTCTCGGACCTCAGGTCGTGGATCCTCGCCGTCCCATCCTCGGACCCGGTCACCGCCTGGTTCGCGCCTacacgcgccgcgacgcagtgCAGCAGGTCGTTGTGCCCCCGCAGAcgcatcgcgggcgcgtcgcgacctTCGCCGAGGTCCCAACCGTAGCACACGCCatctcccgcggcggacagGAGCGTCCCTCGGGTGGGatcgaccgcgagcgccgtcgtctccgggACGGGTCCTaacgcgcccctcgccttGCTCTCCTGGGGGTTCTTGAACTCTCCCGCTGGGGTCACCGCCACTGTCCTCTCCGACCGAGTCGCTttcgcgttcgcggccgcGATGAGGTCTGAGGCTCGCCACAGCACGCTCCGCCCGTCCTCCCCCGCGGAGCAGAGCATCTCCGATCCTTGCAGAGTGAACGCAATCACCGAGTACACAGCTCCGCGATGCGCGTCGGGGACTACGAgcgaggggcggggcgaTGGGTCTGGGCTCGATGTGCCCCCTCCGCTGCCCCTCTGCTCGCGCAGGACGTCATCCAAGTTGAACACGGAGAGAGAGCCACTGCTGCTTCCGCACGCCAGGTAGTTTTCTCCGAAAAACACGGAGGCATAAACAGTCCTCGTTGCCCTGGCTGCCTCCTCCCTGACAACCGCGGAATActccgcggtggtggtgtCGTACGCGGAGGTGCAATCGAATAAAGCGACGGACATTGTATCGACGTCCGGTGCACCCGGCTGCGTCCCCTCCTCTGTCTGGGTCCTCAGCACGCGTACGAGGTGATTCAATAGGTTTAGCAGCAGCACAGCTGTCAGGCACACGCTGCACAGCAAAACGAACGCAGATTTTCAAAAGGAGCGGCATAGTAGcaggcgcgaggcgccgacggaggGCCACCGTGCGCGCGCAGGGCCACGTGTGCGCAGGGCCGAGACGTGTGGGGTCATGAGTGCGATAATCATCACGACGGGTTTCGATGCGAACGACAAGGTGAGCGATCCGCCCGGCAACAACAACTTGGAGGGGTGCCCGATTTgccgcgcgaggagacgACGTTCGGCACGCCCAACGGCCGGTCCACCCATGTTTCCCGCCGTTCCACCCCCTCGAAGCACCCCTGACCCCACCTCCAATTCATTCCTTTCCATCGCAGCGCGAGATCAAGGCGCTCATCGACAAGCTTGGCGCGACCTTCGGAGATCCGGACttcaccgcgacgagcccgttCGACTACTGCGTCACGAAGACCACCAACTCGCCGAAATACGATCTCGCGGTGAAGCTGTTCAAGCCCGTGGTCACCTTTGCATGGCTTCGTGACagcgccgaggccggcgagctcctgcCTGTGGAGGAAGTCGGCCACATACCCAAGGCTTTCCTCGGACTGTGCGTGTGTGTCACGGGATATACACAAGATGAGCgcaccgagctcgaggcgctggtgACCAAGAACGGGGGCCTGTACATGTCCGACCTGGTCAAGGGCAAGTGCACGCATCTGGTGGCGTCCGGTACGACGAGCGGGAAGTACACGCACGCGAAAAAGTGGGACGGCATCAAGATTGTGAGCAGGGAGTGGGTGACagagagcgcgacggggggcgtGAAGGCGAACGAGGCGCGTTTCCCGGTTGAGGGGACCCCGGAGGCGGCTGctgccgcgtcgagggcgaacatcgacgcggacgaggctgcggacgcggcggtggcgtgggACTCGTGTTACTTGATGGGGTGCACGGTGTACCTGCACGAGCTGGGCAACCCGAAGGAATCGGCGGAGTGGGCTCGGGCCATGCAAGCAGTGCGACACGGCTCGGCGTTTACCACTTCCAACGCGAGCAAGGCGACGCACGTGGTCGTCAgcgtcagcgcggcggcgggaagcCTCAGGGACATACGCGATCAACGGGATAAGACGGTGCTCAGCACCTGGCTGGACGCGTCCAAGGCGCtgggggcgccggcgccggttgAGGAacacgccgcgccgtcggctctgtttgcgacgcggcgggagccACCGGCGAAAAAAGGTGGCGGGATAAACCGGGTGGATAGCATGATCCTCAGccaggaggcggcgtcgacgcacgaCAAGGGGAAAACGAGCaaggcgaccgcgtcgaaggcgacggaagcggcggacagacggcggcgcaggcgaagcggaccggcgtcgcccaaCCCGCTGACGCGCCaagcgctcgccgcggaggctgcgaaagcggcggcggcggaggaagacgccgccgcgaacagagtcgacctcgccgatcAGAACATGCCGCCTCGGTATCATCAGCCACtgtctcccgcggcggccagggtgacggccgcgacgaccgaTCCGGGCTGCTCGTTCGacccggggacggcgacggatctTCCCGCGACGGCAGTCGCCATCCAGGAGACCAACGGACTCGGGGTTGACGGGGATGACTACTCCACCGTGTTCAAGGGTATGCGCATCACGTTGAGTCCGCTGCTGAGCAGggaagaggaggaagccgcgagCGAAATCGTGACCAGGGGCTCGGGAATCgtgacgaagaagaaggcggcgtcgtccgcgtacATTGTCTGTCCAGCTGCTCCGACCAGGGAGGAACGAGCCATCTTGAACTCTGCGCCCGAATCCGAGAGGAGGCGGCACGTCACCTGCCACTGGCTGGAGATATCCTGCGAGCTCGGATATGTCGTTCCTCTCGACAGTAACCGCGGCGGCAACCCCGCCTGTCGACCGCTGCCCTGCGACGCGCCGTTCGACTCCATGCATGGACTCAGGATCAGCACCTCCCTCTATGACGAGGACGTCAAGTCGTCGGTGAACATGCTGTGCCACCTGCTGGGCGCAAAGTACACAGAGAGGCTTGGCAGGAACAAGAACACCCACCTCGTGGTCCCCTACGCAGAGGGAAAGAAGTACGAGGCGGCAGTCGGATGGGGACTGCACGCCGTGACCGTGGAGTGGCTCCACGCGTGCATCGAGGCGGGACGCAAGGTTGAAGAGCGAGATTTcaagcccccgccgccgccgtcggatgACGATCGAAACGGGGACGA from the Micromonas commoda chromosome 8, complete sequence genome contains:
- a CDS encoding predicted protein, which produces MVFADKGAFGADGDGDKLKKNRFLSTTKEVEDLNQYWYSNRTISAMARDVEDVCAAPETRAAFLSTPSVYFSLSKEVRARSWCFDLDTQWQKEPGYVCYDFNKPIDFEGAEELKGTFDMVIIDPPFITREVWEKYTETARWLLKPGGHVMASTIQENAPFMKELLGVDPQVFMPSIPTLVYQYYLYASYESKHLKDKNPEIPDYD
- a CDS encoding predicted protein, whose amino-acid sequence is MAAAAEPEQIEKFLDGLKYDDKGLVVAIAQDVDTGAILMQGFADRTAVRSTITKRQATFFSRSRQAQWTKGETSGNFISVKSIHLDCDKDSLIYLGVPDGPTCHTGAHTCYYSQVDGDDGAAAVEGGGKHGQEEALTTLYELEETIQKRRTEAVKEGDKPSWTRKLLDNPELLCKKIREEAGELCETLENDEGKERAASEMADVLYHSMVLLNLQGVGMEDVLAKLRGRFGTSGVEEKANRPPKSKQAHRTG
- a CDS encoding predicted protein is translated as MSLSGAVCSVMLYSNLAWSVDNQVTLEFSTPHGVAPNGVLLCATATGHRFDRSSFTVNALEEGGSQFVSGNAQTVTSSAATDLRAFGGATSWNHRAVETGVAADVLGTDAYYASTYMRRRYDTLAVDSTGASLAGVFQDPVWSTTDATRKNDTDFYIAKLSDATLTDTERQTHAATLAELNRPTGNCALLSGSWAKDTRYELKFTAPNPAQSTGATELGWWMAPVTYAKTSSTAPAGAGGMEPSNRVLYTVRGDKNGVVCGARATVKNVLHDACAALALSGANASVAAASVPAACADSLRWTSRAEATNGLGCGASAQAACGACAANAVASYRYSGHCVSCENGAAATVSDGGVNRNSCACAAGRTTLKAGGSACGPKMGPAGTSTSAAALAAELCASFTGVKTGLSGGPSAGKTTGVGGGVAAGAHAIATAHVDAFLAAAGSLVDAADVAAANVTYRSTLMFDERAPDDPTRRRGLAGRCAECGADGTFVDNYGRVGSVKDVQFDAVHALRLIGYVLHLKGYDCDALYNPDDKFVGIYGAYEAAPVCGVATPA
- a CDS encoding predicted protein, with the protein product MSVALFDCTSAYDTTTAEYSAVVREEAARATRTVYASVFFGENYLACGSSSGSLSVFNLDDVLREQRGSGGGTSSPDPSPRPSLVVPDAHRGAVYSVIAFTLQGSEMLCSAGEDGRSVLWRASDLIAAANAKATRSERTVAVTPAGEFKNPQESKARGALGPVPETTALAVDPTRGTLLSAAGDGVCYGWDLGEGRDAPAMRLRGHNDLLHCVAARVGANQAVTGSEDGTARIHDLRSETCSHVIDVWRAKEGKSGGHGSGAWVGCVALDKAENWAAMGCGGGCITMWSFAAGACASRVPTAAPPQALRLTGQHVMAAGAEPAVYRWNLAGEQISRQPCTPKSVFTLDLQPQRSLTAVGGTGGSVDIFSELGTRVTTLRCL
- a CDS encoding predicted protein codes for the protein MSAIIITTGFDANDKREIKALIDKLGATFGDPDFTATSPFDYCVTKTTNSPKYDLAVKLFKPVVTFAWLRDSAEAGELLPVEEVGHIPKAFLGLCVCVTGYTQDERTELEALVTKNGGLYMSDLVKGKCTHLVASGTTSGKYTHAKKWDGIKIVSREWVTESATGGVKANEARFPVEGTPEAAAAASRANIDADEAADAAVAWDSCYLMGCTVYLHELGNPKESAEWARAMQAVRHGSAFTTSNASKATHVVVSVSAAAGSLRDIRDQRDKTVLSTWLDASKALGAPAPVEEHAAPSALFATRREPPAKKGGGINRVDSMILSQEAASTHDKGKTSKATASKATEAADRRRRRRSGPASPNPLTRQALAAEAAKAAAAEEDAAANRVDLADQNMPPRYHQPLSPAAARVTAATTDPGCSFDPGTATDLPATAVAIQETNGLGVDGDDYSTVFKGMRITLSPLLSREEEEAASEIVTRGSGIVTKKKAASSAYIVCPAAPTREERAILNSAPESERRRHVTCHWLEISCELGYVVPLDSNRGGNPACRPLPCDAPFDSMHGLRISTSLYDEDVKSSVNMLCHLLGAKYTERLGRNKNTHLVVPYAEGKKYEAAVGWGLHAVTVEWLHACIEAGRKVEERDFKPPPPPSDDDRNGDDGRAGAFTTDGGDTQEAPPPPVATNAKGSDRRRSAGIDIGGGNVCGGSQRGALNLVGSAVQRDTSRAAQTSQRAPPSTRRSTRPVSKTPAQPKPKAGARSTPRRGESIAAPTTAAPAPATGVKRHLGSDRSPVSVGVDLEPEPPAPPPPRVTTGGRAAHPADGSQMVANLIDDVAAGMFDGGESQLDDGFDGFRVPDPVQTEAAVAAVRDGMTSPGGAGRGKRRRGPGDTTPSGMVGGIGGGVGESQMMESQQMMESQQMVGYADDGPPRGRSHTFGGGRGGASGLVNSLLGAAGRGAGSATPSATASGLQAEDWV